From Archaeoglobus sulfaticallidus PM70-1:
TCCTTTGCAACAAAGGCACTCGCCACACTTCCCGTCCCACAGCTTAAGGTTTCATCCTCAACTCCCCGCTCATATGTCCTGATCCTGAGTTCATTCTCGCCAGCAACCGAAACGAAGTTGACGTTTATTCCATGTGGGAACAGCTCGTGATACCTTATTTTCCTCGCAGGTGGAATTATGTCCATGTGGTCTATCTCATCAACAAATATCACCGCATGTGGCACACCGGAGTTCACTGCATACACTTCCATCGATCCTATTCTCTCTCCCCAGAAGAACTCCTTTTCAGTATTAACCGGAACATCTTCTGCCCTTTTCCTGACTCTCCCCATGTTCACCTTCACCAGAAACTTCTCCCCATTGCTCACCTCAAGCTCAAGCACTCCTGCCAAAGTTTCAACCTTCACGATGTCATTAGCATAGCCCTCATCCACAAGGTATCTGGTGAAGCATCTTATCCCATTTCCGCACATTTCAGCCTCACTTCCATCGCTGTTGAAGTATCTGAACCTCACATCAGCCTTCTCAGACCTCTGAACGAACAAAGCTCCATCTGCCCCGACACCAAACCTCCGGTGGCATACGGCCCTGACGAACTCTGGTTTCCTGTCTTCAGGGATTATTGTGCCGGAAAACTCATCCACCAGGACAAAATCATTTCCGTTACCATGCAGTTTCACGAACTTTATCTTGCTCACATATCACACCTCCAGACCTTTAATTCTCTCATAGATATCCCTTGCTACCGCTTTAGGCTCATCAGAGGTATAAATACTTCTCCCGACTATGATGTAATCCGCTCCAGCCTTAATCGTTTCCTCAACACTTCCACCCTGTGCTCCAACTCCTGGCGATAGAATTTTCATACTCCCTACTATCTTTCTCAGCTGTGCTACCCTCTCGGCTCTCGTTGCAGGAGCTATTATGCCATGACAGCCTATGTCCCTTGCAAGCATCGCTATTTCGTCTGAGAATTTTCTCAAGAATTCGCTCTCGCTTGAAAGCTCTGTAACAACATAAACTTCACCACCAAACTCATCGGATACATCAAGCACAGCTTTCAGTGTATCACTACCAGCCATCCCATGACATATAACCGCAAATGCTGAGTTCTCAAAGGCTTTTCTCGCAATCAGTGAACTGGTATAGGGTATGTCAGCAATCTTAAAATCAGCGATTACCGGCTTGATTTCGCTCAGCTCCCGGATTATCTCTATTCCAGCAGAGAGGACGAGTGGGTAATTAACCTTCAGGTAATCCACATACTCTGAAACCTCTCTGGCTAACCAGATCGCCCTATTTCTGTCCATAACATCCAGCGCCAGTATCAAACCCACCATATGCATCACACATACTTCTTATAGATGGTTGGAAAAAGCTCGGGATTTCCGGGGAGAGATAGGGCTGAATTGTACTCCTCCATGAAGTTGGGATCTGTGCTTAGATCGAAGTACGTGAAAACCCTGGCAATCCTCTCAACAATTTTTCGCTTTCTCTCAGATGTCATCGCCATGTATGCTCCAGCAAGCGATCCGTTTCCTATCTGCACAACCTCCGCGTTCGGGAATTCCGGGAATAAGCCTATTATTGTGGAATTTTCAATGTTGATATAATACCCAAAAGCCCCTGCTATGTAGAATTTCGTTATGTCATCCACACTCAGCCCGGCTTTTTTGAGCAAAACAGCTATTCCTGCACAAACCGCAGCTTTCGATTTGATAAGGGTATCAATATCATTCTGGGTCAGAAATATATCCTTACCAGTCGAGGTCTCCTCAGCATAGGCAACGATGAACTTTCCATCCTTCACCCTCTCATTATCCTGCAAACTACCAGTAAAATCAACTATTCCGTTCTTGAAAAGTTCAGCAAGCAAATCTATCAGCCCGCTACCGCAAATGCTTGCCGGCTTCGTGTTTCCTATTACGGTATATTCTAGATTCCCACCCTTGATCCTGACATGATCTATCGCACCTTCAACAGCCCTGCTCCCATGCTCGATCTCGTAGCCTTCAAATGCCGGGCCAGATGCCACAGAGGTTGAGATCAGCCATCCTTCGCTCCCAAGCACTATCTCACCGTTTGTTCCGAGATCCACCAGCAGGGATATATCTCCAGACTCGAGTATCGTTGATGCCAGAATGTCAGCAACTATATCTCCTCCAACATACTTCCCCACAGACGGAAAACCGAATACCATTGCGTTCGGATTTGAATTGATCCCTAGATTCTTCGCATAATCAACAAAAGCCTTCCTCTCGATTTTAGGGTTAGATGTTGTAAATAGATATTCAATGTCCTTTTTGAAAAAGAAGTGTGTCATCAGGGTGTTTCCGGCGATCACTATATCATAAATCCTCTTACTGCTTAGATTTCCCATTATTTCACCGATCAGCCTGTTTATCGTATCGATTATCGCCCTGTTAATCTTCTCAAGCCCATCCTTCCTGCTCCTGACGAACTCTACCCTTGAAAGCACCTCCTCTCCGTAAATTATCTGCCCGTTGTAGTCCGATCTGACATCCACTATGCTACCATCGCCCAGGTTGATTAAAGCACCAACTACAGTAGTCGTGCCAACATCAACCGCAAGCCCGAAGTTTTCATCCCTTGTATCCCCTTCCTCAACCGCAATTATTTCGTTGCCTCTCAAAACGATCGTAAAATCTCCTTCTTCAATTTCAGGGCTGAAATTAAGCCTGTAACCCTTTTTGGACACAACTTCTGGAAGGAAGGAGCCCTCATAAAACTCCTTTCTGATTGCAGGATTGAATTCCCTCTCACCAACCACAAATTCCGACAGAATTTGCTGTTTCTCGAGCCTCGACTCCACCGGGATGAAGACCTCGGCATCAGTCAGGAGCCTTGACTGACAGGCAAGGATTTGCTTACCAAGAAGCTTTAAAAACTTCTCATGAGCCTCCAGATTCTTCTCAACCTCTCCTTTATTAAGCACAACCCTGCACTTCCCACAACTCCCCTTCCCACCGCAAATGCTCCTTATACCCTCACCAGCTTCCTGTGCGGATTCGAGTATCGTAGAACCTTTCCTCACAGTAACCCTCTTTCCAGAGGGGAGAAATGTGACAGTAACATTGGCATTTTCTGTAACATCCATGAAATTGATTTTACAAAAAAGATATTTAGTAGTTTCTGGATTCTTAAAATAATGGAATTCGTTGTTGTGTATTCTCCAGAGATGAAGGAGTCAAATCTTGCAGTTTGTAGAAGGCTTTATGGGTTTGAGAAAGCCTTAAAAGAGCTCGGGATAGAGTATAAAGAGCCAGAAATTTTAGAGTTCGATGAGGAGTTGCTGTATCAGATACACTCAAGGGAAATGATAGATAAGTCGAAAAAATTTTTCGCATTCAAAGCTACCTTCAAATCCGCATGGTGTGTTTATACTGCCGTTAAGCTTCTCGATGAGTATGATCTGGCGATAGTCGCCACTGCTGGGACAGGGCATAATGCCATGAGAGATAGGTTCAGAGGATACTCGTTTATCAACGATGTCAATCTTGCTATAAGCATTATGAAAGATTCCATGCCCAGAATAGCCGTAATAGATACGGACATCCACCATGGAGATGGTGTTTTTGAATATGCTGCATACAACGACAACATCTCAATTTTTTGTTTCTGCAATAGAGAAGAATCACATGAATCGAAAATTTGCAGACATGTCAGCAAATTGGAAGATGAAATCGACTCAGTTTTTGAGGATGCTGGATCGCATGATGCTCTTATCTGGTATCTCGGACAGGATGCTTTTGAGGAACTTCACGAACAGAGCTTCGATGAAAAATGTTTGGAGAGGATAGCCAGAAAGATCAGAGAGCTTGGAACCAAAACCAGAATTAAAACCCTGATAATTCTGTCAGGAGGAGTTGATTCGGAGGTTACAGAGAGAATATCGAAAAAAATTTTTTCGGTTCTCATCTGATGAGAGGATTTGGGAAACTATATAAATTCATTGTACTTAAACACATGACCCAGCTGAGAAGGGGTGGTAGTTCTGACAGGTGAGATGATACTCGAATTCCTCGAAACCCTTGAGAATCACATAAGGGAACTGAGAACATCCATAGACATGGAGAGCGTTGGTAAACTTATCGAGTCTATAGTGAGTTCAAGGAGCATATTCATCATGGGTGCTGGCAGAAGCGGTTTTGTCGCTAAATCCTTTGCTATGCGACTCATGCACCTCGGCTACAATGTTTATGTGGTTGGAGAAACAACCACACCAAAAATAAAGAAAGATGATCTGCTCATAACGATTTCAGGTTCTGGCGAGACAAGCTCTGTTGTGAACATCACCATGAAAGCCAAATCCATGGTGGGTTCAAAGATAGCTGTGATAACCAGCTCACCGAACTCGAGTCTGGCTAAGATGAGCGACGTTGTCGTGGTGATCAAGGGGAAGGTTAAGACAGAAAAGGATGACAGAATATCCAAGCTTGCTCCTCTCGGAACGATGTTCGAGCTGACATCAATGATATTCCTCGATGCACTTGTAGCAGAGCTTTTAAACATTAAAGGTCTGACTGAAGATAACTTAAAAGAAAAGCATGCGATACTGGAGTGACCTTAAGGTGGTTTTATGGAGGATGTTAAAGAGCTTCTGAGGAAGTTGAGCAATGCCCATGGCGTTAGCGGGTTCGAAGATGATGTCAGAGAAGTCGTGAAGGCTGAGCTTGAAGACCATGTCGATGAAATCAGAATAGACTCGATGGGCAACATCATATGTGTAAAGAATGGCAACGAATTTACCGAAATGATAGCGAGTCATATCGATGAGATTGGTTTCATAGTCAAGTACATCGATGACAGGGGCTACATCAGGTTCGCAGCACTGGGTGGATGGTTCGATCAAACTGCCCTCAACCAGAGAGTTGTTCTTCATGGAAGCAAGGGAAATGTTTACGGAGTTATTGGATGCAAGCCCCCTCATCTGATGAGGGACGATGAAAGGAAGAAGGTAATCCAGATCAAGGACATGTTCATTGATGTTGGAGCTGGCTCAAAGGAAGAGGTTCAGGAGCTGGGAATAGACATAGGTACACCCATAACCATAGATAGGGAATTCAGAGAGCTTGGGAACAACAAGGTTACCGGCAAGGCTTTCGACAACAGAGCAGGAACGGCCGTGATGATAGAGGCCCTGAAAAACACGGAAAGCAAGGCAACGATATTTGCCGTTGGAACGGTTCAGGAGGAGGTTGGATTGAAGGGTGCGAGGATTTCAGCCTTCGCAATAGAGCCAGATGTTGCCATCGCAACGGATGTATGCGTTGCAGTGGATTTCCCGGGGACAGAATCAGCATACATGGATGTCAAGCTCGGCAACGGTCCAGCGATTACGGTTGTGGATGCGAGTGGAAGGGGATTGATAGCCTCAAAAAGAGTTATCGAGTGGCTGAAGGGTACAGCGGAAAGGTATGAGATTCCATACCAGATGGAGGTTGCAGAAGGTGGAACCACAGATGCAACTGCAATACATCTGACCA
This genomic window contains:
- a CDS encoding arginase family protein; this encodes MEFVVVYSPEMKESNLAVCRRLYGFEKALKELGIEYKEPEILEFDEELLYQIHSREMIDKSKKFFAFKATFKSAWCVYTAVKLLDEYDLAIVATAGTGHNAMRDRFRGYSFINDVNLAISIMKDSMPRIAVIDTDIHHGDGVFEYAAYNDNISIFCFCNREESHESKICRHVSKLEDEIDSVFEDAGSHDALIWYLGQDAFEELHEQSFDEKCLERIARKIRELGTKTRIKTLIILSGGVDSEVTERISKKIFSVLI
- a CDS encoding M42 family metallopeptidase, coding for MEDVKELLRKLSNAHGVSGFEDDVREVVKAELEDHVDEIRIDSMGNIICVKNGNEFTEMIASHIDEIGFIVKYIDDRGYIRFAALGGWFDQTALNQRVVLHGSKGNVYGVIGCKPPHLMRDDERKKVIQIKDMFIDVGAGSKEEVQELGIDIGTPITIDREFRELGNNKVTGKAFDNRAGTAVMIEALKNTESKATIFAVGTVQEEVGLKGARISAFAIEPDVAIATDVCVAVDFPGTESAYMDVKLGNGPAITVVDASGRGLIASKRVIEWLKGTAERYEIPYQMEVAEGGTTDATAIHLTKSGIPTGVVSVPARYIHSPVEVIDVNDVVNSAKLVARSLETAEEYFRSK
- the pyrF gene encoding orotidine-5'-phosphate decarboxylase; the encoded protein is MVGLILALDVMDRNRAIWLAREVSEYVDYLKVNYPLVLSAGIEIIRELSEIKPVIADFKIADIPYTSSLIARKAFENSAFAVICHGMAGSDTLKAVLDVSDEFGGEVYVVTELSSESEFLRKFSDEIAMLARDIGCHGIIAPATRAERVAQLRKIVGSMKILSPGVGAQGGSVEETIKAGADYIIVGRSIYTSDEPKAVARDIYERIKGLEV
- the hxlB gene encoding 6-phospho-3-hexuloisomerase, whose product is MVVLTGEMILEFLETLENHIRELRTSIDMESVGKLIESIVSSRSIFIMGAGRSGFVAKSFAMRLMHLGYNVYVVGETTTPKIKKDDLLITISGSGETSSVVNITMKAKSMVGSKIAVITSSPNSSLAKMSDVVVVIKGKVKTEKDDRISKLAPLGTMFELTSMIFLDALVAELLNIKGLTEDNLKEKHAILE
- a CDS encoding ASKHA domain-containing protein, with the translated sequence MDVTENANVTVTFLPSGKRVTVRKGSTILESAQEAGEGIRSICGGKGSCGKCRVVLNKGEVEKNLEAHEKFLKLLGKQILACQSRLLTDAEVFIPVESRLEKQQILSEFVVGEREFNPAIRKEFYEGSFLPEVVSKKGYRLNFSPEIEEGDFTIVLRGNEIIAVEEGDTRDENFGLAVDVGTTTVVGALINLGDGSIVDVRSDYNGQIIYGEEVLSRVEFVRSRKDGLEKINRAIIDTINRLIGEIMGNLSSKRIYDIVIAGNTLMTHFFFKKDIEYLFTTSNPKIERKAFVDYAKNLGINSNPNAMVFGFPSVGKYVGGDIVADILASTILESGDISLLVDLGTNGEIVLGSEGWLISTSVASGPAFEGYEIEHGSRAVEGAIDHVRIKGGNLEYTVIGNTKPASICGSGLIDLLAELFKNGIVDFTGSLQDNERVKDGKFIVAYAEETSTGKDIFLTQNDIDTLIKSKAAVCAGIAVLLKKAGLSVDDITKFYIAGAFGYYINIENSTIIGLFPEFPNAEVVQIGNGSLAGAYMAMTSERKRKIVERIARVFTYFDLSTDPNFMEEYNSALSLPGNPELFPTIYKKYV
- the dapF gene encoding diaminopimelate epimerase, with the protein product MSKIKFVKLHGNGNDFVLVDEFSGTIIPEDRKPEFVRAVCHRRFGVGADGALFVQRSEKADVRFRYFNSDGSEAEMCGNGIRCFTRYLVDEGYANDIVKVETLAGVLELEVSNGEKFLVKVNMGRVRKRAEDVPVNTEKEFFWGERIGSMEVYAVNSGVPHAVIFVDEIDHMDIIPPARKIRYHELFPHGINVNFVSVAGENELRIRTYERGVEDETLSCGTGSVASAFVAKELGYVSDPVRVITKGGELIIEFDGDIAYMSGSANRVFDGELNLKELRFV